ATGGCGTTTcgttccgtttttttttttattaactaatACCGCAACTTCTTCTGTCTTGTCTTGTCCTGTGACTGAAGGCAAAACTGCCCGATTATAATCCAATCTCAAGCTTCCCCGTTGACAAGGAAACCGATGAACGTGAACTAGAGGAAACAAGATGGAGTCCTGGCGTTGTGGCCGATGGCGACTTGTTAATGTTTCTGCGTGCGGCACGCTCCATGGCTGCATTTCAAGGAATGTGTGATGGCGGTTTAGAAGACGGTTGTTTGGCTGCCAGTCGCGACGACACAACAATTAACGCACTAGACGTGGTAAGTGAACCCATTTAACTCCTACTCTGACTTTCCGCCTGCCATCCGTTCGACTAATTGTTGTCGCATTCCGTTTTAATAGCTGCACGATTCTGGCTACGATCCAGGCAAAGCTCTACAAGCGCTCGTAAAGTGCCCCGTATCAAAGGGCATTGACAAGAAGTGGACCGAGGACGAAACGAAAAAGTTCATCAAGGGTCTACGACAATTTGGCAAGAATTTCTTTAGGATCCACAAGGACCTGCTGCCACACAAAGACACACCGGAGCTGGTCGAGTTCTACTATCTGTGGAAGAAGACGCCCGGTGCCAACAATAATCGCCCGCATCGGCGACGCAGACAGAGCGCCTTGCGTCGCAATCGTGTTACGCGCGCCAACAATACACCTCCCAAAAAGGAGGACACCCCGGAACCACAAGCtgcgacgacggcgacggcggcggcgtcggctGCAGAGACGGCGAATCGCTCATCGCCCGCTGTCTCCAAGGAGGAGAACAGTTCTCTAACCGAGGACGACGCCAGCGAGTGTGACAGTGATTCGAGTCTGACCAACAAAAGGGATGAATCACCCTCAAGGATGAGGACGAGAAACAAacaacagaacaacaacaacaacaacaacagcagcagcgccagtgCAGCTGGTGGCGGTGGCAactccgctgctgctgctactgctgcctCCTCCGTCAACGCTTCTGCCAACAGCAGCTCCGCCAAGGATCAATCCTCGGGCTCAgcgagcaacaacagcaacgccgTGGCGAACGGCAAGCGACCCAAACGGGGCTCCGATACACcggatgctgccgctgccgcagcagccgctgttGCCGGCGACAGTCCCAAAACGCCCACCAAGAGCGTGGCCGAGGGATCCGGCAATAAGCGCAAGGGCGGCAAGCAGGACACGCCCAACAAGAAGAAGCGCACCGAAACGGAtaccaataacagcagcagcgagcagGCCAACAACAGCACCGAGGACAACATCAAGGAGAAGCAGCGCAAGCGACCGGACAGTCCAGTCGAGAGCATGAACTCCGACAGTCGTCCCGACTCTGTTCTGGACGATGGCGAGTCGAATACAACAGACACGGATGGCCGCACAGCGGAGCAGCAGTCCAGCAAGGACAGCAAGGAGATCAACTGCAAGGAGGAGAGCGGCGCTGTGACGCTGTCCGGCGATCTGGACTCCAAGTCGGAGGTCAATGAGAAATCGATCAAAACCGAAACGTCCTGCGCGGAAGACAACAAAGATGCCATCAAGAACATGGATGAGGAGACCAATATTCAAGCGCCCAGCAGCATACAGCCACTCAGCATCAAGCCCACGCACGTGGATGGTCTGCTAAAGGACTCCAGCTCCTTGGAGGCACCACaagctgctgttgcggttgcACCGATTGCAATGAAGGTGCCCACAATTGCCACCGTCGAGGCGCTCAATGCCTCTGTCGACCGTGATCGCAAGGAAGCCATTGAGAAAATGGAGATATGTGAGAATGAAGCGGCTGCACGTGATCCCGATCTGCTCAAGAAGCTCGCTAGCATCAAGCAGGAGACATtgcctcagcagcagcagcagcaacaacaacaacaacaacaacaacaacagcagcagcaacaacaacaacatcagcagcagcaacagcaacagctgggTGTGCCGCCAGTGTCAGCTGCCTCGGGGCCCATGCAGGAGGCTGTTTACATTAAAAAGGAGCCCATGGAGGACTCGATGGACGCCACATGCAATCAAAACAGCAACGAGCCGCAGGATCTCAAGGTTAAAATCGAAATCAAAAACGAGGATCTGAAAATAAATGCCAGCGGTCTGCCACCAGTCAGTTCCGCGGCGCCGCCGCCCAATGCCCAACTTGCTGGCCTGCATCATGGCGCCGTGGATGGTGTCAATGCGGAGCCACTGCATCTACAGCATATGCCACATGGACCAACGCCGCAGGCGCCCGCCGGTTATCTAATCGACGGGCAGCTTAAGTATGGACCACCCGGGCAACCGCCTCcacagccgccgccgcagctgcaCAGTGATCCGGGCAGCGGTGGGGTAGCGAGCGCAACGCCTCAGAAATATCCTGGCGATATGGAAATGAAGTACAACGAGGCGGCCGTCAAATTTGAGCCCAGCAGCGGTAAATTTGCGCCACAGGAGCTGAAGTATCCGGTGCCACCGCAACTGGATCCGCTCAAGTACAGCCAGGAGATTCAGgcagcggctgccgctgcggcAGCTGTGGGCAAATACGACATGAAGTACATGATCGAGCAGCAGGGCAAGTACCCGGTGGAGCTGGCACCGCCCAAACCGGGCTACCAGGAGGCGCTCAAGATACCCGATGTAAAGCCGGGCTTTGCCCATCTGCCGCACAACATTGGCCCGTCGTTGGACGGACCCGGTTCGCACAAATATGCGCCGTCAGCTCAGCCCGGCCAGCCGATGGATCAGCAGCCGCCGGGCGCGACACCACCGCCCGGCATTGCCATGCCCAAGCCGCATTATCAGCACGATGTGCAGACGCCACCGCTGGGGCGACCCTTTGAGCCCGCAGGCCTCATGCTCAAGTATGGTGATCCATTGGCCGGCAAATATGGGCCGCCACAGCCGCAGGATCTCAAGTATCCGATGCCGCCCGTGTCCGCTGCCGGCGGCGAGAATCTGATCAAAGCCTCGCCATATGGCCCGCCGCCAGAGAGTCCCATTGACGCCTCGGCGCGCTCCACGCCCGGCCAGGATAGCCAGGgcagcaatagcaatagcaattCGCAGCCGCCATCCTCACAGCCGCAGCAGTTCCAGTCGCCGCATCCCTCGCCGCACATGCCTTCGCCAGCTGGCGGCGGTTTGCCACCTGGCATGCATCCACAAAATCTCATCTCCCCGCACAGCCATGGACCGCCGCCGAATAGTGGCGCCGGTTCCGGTCCAGGTCCACAGCCGCCAACGTCGCTGCATCAGCCGATTAGCAGCACAATGTCGGGTCAGGGTGGACCGCCCAGTCTGCAGCATGGACTGCCGCCGGGCCCGGGTGGCCCACACGCACAAATATCGGTCGCCAATTCGCTGTCGGGCGTCGTCTCATCGCTGGGCGCGCCCACGCTTTCCACAATGGCGCCCTCGCATCCCATGCACCCGCACATGCATCCGCACCAGCATCCGCATCTGCAGTCGCTGCAGTCACTGCACCGACCGCATCCCGATCTGCCGCCATCCATGCATCCGCATGCGCCCATGGCCATGTCGCTGCAGGCGCCAGGTCCGCCGCCACCGCACAGCCACGGCCATCCGCTGGCGCCCGGCCacggacagcagcagcagcagccaggacCGGGTGGTCCAGCTGGCACAGTACGCACGCCTTCGccggcgcagcagcaacagccgccgcCGCGTAGCCTGCACGAGCCGCTGCCAACATCGCGTGAGCCGCCCGCCTCGCACACATCGACGGCGCCAACGGGGTCGATAAGCGGCCTGAGCTCCGGGCCGGGACAGGGCCAGGGACCGGGACCAATGCCACATCAGTCACCGCACGCGCATCGCACATCACCGCTGCCGGGTCTGGCGCATCCGTCTGGCCTCATAGGCCATCCGATGCCCATACATCCGCACTTGGCGCACCTGCCACCGGGTCATCCGGCGCACGCAGCGCTCGCGCATCCCGGCCATCATCTGCTCTCGCATTCGATAGCAGGGCTGAGCCATGGCGGCGGTCCCATTGCGCTCTTGGCGGGTCCCGGTGGACTGGGTGGCCTGCCCGAGTCGGCGCTCAGTCGACGCACACCGCCTAGCCATCTGTCGCACCCGCATGCCTCGTCAGCGCCCTCGACGCCGCACTCGGTGGCCATCTCGACGAGCATGTCGCTGACCACCACACCCAATACGGTGCCATCGTCCGCCTTTAGTCGCGCCAGTCCCAGCGTGCAACTCTCCAGCGGTTCCGCTCCAGCTGGCCctggcggcaacagcaacagtggCACGCCGAACAACTCGtccgcagctgccgctgctgcggccgcggCCGCTGCACATCGCGCCGCCTCGCCCGCTTCCAGTGTGGGCAGCCTGAGTCGCCAGAGTCCGCTGCATCCTGTGCCGCAATCGCCGCTGAGTCATCATCCCTCATCGTCGGCGTTGTCCGCCGCGGCGGCGGCCGTTGCCGAACGGGATCGGCATGCGCTGATGCGCCAACAGTCGCCGCATATGACGCCGCCGCCAGTGTCCAGCGCATCGGGTCTGATGGCCAGTCCGCTCAGCAAGATGTATGCACCGCAGCCGGGTCAGCGAGGATTGGGTACTTCGCCGCCGCCGCATTTGCGACCGGGCGCCTCGCCGCCGGTTATACGCCATCCACAgatgccgctgccgttgccgttgatTGCACCAGGCGGTGGCATACCGCAGATTGGCGTGCATCCTGGTCAGTCGCCGTATCCGCATCCGTTGCTACATCCCTCGGTCTTCTACTCGCCGCACCATCACAATCCCTTCAACTCGCCGTACGGCTATGCGCCCTATGGGCCTGGCTTCCCTGCCTATATGAAGCCGCCGCCACCAGCCGGTCCACTGGATCCCGCCGCTGTGATGGCGGCCCATCATGCTGGATTGTCTGGTCCGCCGCCGCAATCGCGTCAGGATGAACAgaatgcagcagctgccgccgcggTGGCTGCTGAAAAGCAACACGCGGCGGCAGTAGCCGCTgctcaacagcaacacaagacgccccagcagcagcagcaacagcagcagcaacaacaacaacaacagcaacagcagcaacaacaacaacaacaacagcatcaacaacaacaacaacagcagcagcaacaacaacagcaacaacagcagcaacaacagcaacaacaacagcagcagcagcagcagcaacctgGCGGTCCGCAACAGAATAAGCCGCCGACGCCAAAGACGCCGCAGGGACCTGGTGGCATGAGTGTCGGCATGGGCGGGCCAGGCACGCCAACAGGTCTGCCACCTGGTGCCTATCCGGGCTCTCACCTGGCCGGCtatccgccgccgccgcactCGTCGCCGTTTGCGCCGCAGGATGGACAGCAGCATGGCATGAAACCGACCTCGCACATGGATGCGTTGCGAGCGCACGCGCACTCGGCCAACTCTGCGGGCATGGGCGGTGGACATCATCCGACAGAGCCATGTAAGTGTCAGCAACTCGAAGAGATTTGGCAGCTGTTCTCAAATAATCATAAATCTTGTGTATTTGTAGTGCCCATTGACATTGAGCCGGATCCGGAGCCGGAGATACCTAGCCCCACGCACAACATACCGCGCGGTCCCAGTCCCGAGGCGAAGCCCGACGATACCGAATGCCATCGCTCGCAGTCGGCCATGTAAGTAGCCCCAACATTGAATACACTTGCTTCAGCCAAATCTTAATTATCTATTCACACGCATTGCAGCTTTGTGCGGCACATCGATCGCGGCGACTACAACTCGTGCACGCGCACGGATCTGATCTTCAAGCCGGTGACCGACTCGAAGCTGGCGCGCAAGCGTGAGGAACGCGACCGTAAACTGGCCGAAAAGGAGCGCGAGAGAAGACAGGTGAGAAAATGTGCATTGGCTAAATTGAAGAGGGTCTAACAATTATATGTTCTCCCTcttagcagcagcaacaacagcagcagcaacaacaacagcaacaggcagcTGCCGCACAACAGGCTGCACAGCAGGCGAAGCTAAAGGCCGAGCTGAAGCCGCCGTATGCGGACACGCCGGCGCTGCGTCAATTGTCGGAATACGCGCGTCCACATGTCGCCTTCAGGTGAGCGTCGAATCCTTTAAAGGATTTCCATATTGTTGAGTCTTATTTAGTTAAAGTCTTGTTTTGATTTGTAGtcaattatatgtatatgtagttgatttgtgAGTCGCGTTCGTATTGTAATAATTTCCATTTCGATTTCAGTCCTGTTGAGCAGATGGTGCCTTATCATCATCCAATGGGCCCCATGTATAGCCGAGAGAGGTACAGTACCTAGTACAAGCCTGCCAAATCCTCATCTCAAAGCACAACTACACacgcaaaacacacacacacccgcacacacccgcacacatgcacacacatttatactGACAACCGAACTAATCCTTTGCTAACTAACCTTCATATTTTGCTTAATTACACGCACGGTCAAAATTAATGCTTCAGTTCTTAATCCATTCGCTGCTTATTTGCCTGCCCTTAACCTTAATCCTCGACAAAATATTAAACCTATTTCTGCTTCTCCAAATTGTAGGCCCTTACTCATGCTTCCAACCTTGACTAATTGCAGAGAATTGGAGGAGATTAAAAATGCACAAGCGGCTGCCGCGAGTCAATCGCGACTGGATCCACACTGGATGGAATACTACAGACGGTAAGTCGCAGCCTCAAACAATCTTACCCAGGCAATCTTACTAAATTCTCAACTTCTGTTGCAGTGGCATACATCCCTCACAGTTTCCGCTGTACGCGAATCCGGCCATTTCACAAATGGAACGCGAGCGCCTGGGCATACCGCCGCCGCATCATGTTGGCATGGATCCGGGCGAGCATATGGTGCGTATAGACTGCATGGCCAGCTCTCATCTTGTACACCATACTCGAAACTCCACTCATATTCACAGAATCAATCGTAtttggaaaaagaaaaaaaaaagcaaaaacaaaacaatttaaaccaAACGAATTCAAAACATCTCTGCACAAATCACATGTCCACTTGTCAGCTCAATTaaccaaaaagaaattgaaaacgaAAAAGATCTGTCATTAATTAGCGTACAACATGTGTCCATGTCCAAGCTAACCCACATTTGGCCAGCCAAGTGTCTTGTGCTCCACATGTGAGACGTGTCGCTGCCGCTCTCTAACTCCCATTTGTAAGCCATCAGCAGTCGGTGCTCGTTTCTTGTTTCTCGTTGCTCGTTTTCGCCATTCTAACACGCATTATCCACAATTCCATAACGCATATTCCCGCTCCCACTTACAACAAAAATGTCGCATTGCTATATTGCAAGCAGGCTCCATTATTCTCAGACGCAGCACTGGCTCTTTTGAAACTATCAACGATATTCAATAATTTTCAGATACGATTGACGAGAGAATATCATGCACACTCTCATACTCATTTACATTTGCCTTTGCATCCACAGCCGCAACCACCGGAGGCCGGTTTCCAACTGCCACGTGAGTTTGTATAGTCGCTGAGTTGtgaaaatcacaaaaataaaactaatgtGTGCATATCTCTATGCTTCACTTTTCCCcctcttttctctctctctctctctctccgcaCTCTCTTCATTTTGAATCTTTAGCGAATGTTGGGCAATATCCGCGCCCAAATATGCTTAT
The sequence above is a segment of the Drosophila virilis strain 15010-1051.87 chromosome 3, Dvir_AGI_RSII-ME, whole genome shotgun sequence genome. Coding sequences within it:
- the Gug gene encoding arginine-glutamic acid dipeptide repeats protein isoform X4 — encoded protein: MAASTQGEIRVGPGHQVNDVYAKLPDYNPISSFPVDKETDERELEETRWSPGVVADGDLLMFLRAARSMAAFQGMCDGGLEDGCLAASRDDTTINALDVLHDSGYDPGKALQALVKCPVSKGIDKKWTEDETKKFIKGLRQFGKNFFRIHKDLLPHKDTPELVEFYYLWKKTPGANNNRPHRRRRQSALRRNRVTRANNTPPKKEDTPEPQAATTATAAASAAETANRSSPAVSKEENSSLTEDDASECDSDSSLTNKRDESPSRMRTRNKQQNNNNNNNSSSASAAGGGGNSAAAATAASSVNASANSSSAKDQSSGSASNNSNAVANGKRPKRGSDTPDAAAAAAAAVAGDSPKTPTKSVAEGSGNKRKGGKQDTPNKKKRTETDTNNSSSEQANNSTEDNIKEKQRKRPDSPVESMNSDSRPDSVLDDGESNTTDTDGRTAEQQSSKDSKEINCKEESGAVTLSGDLDSKSEVNEKSIKTETSCAEDNKDAIKNMDEETNIQAPSSIQPLSIKPTHVDGLLKDSSSLEAPQAAVAVAPIAMKVPTIATVEALNASVDRDRKEAIEKMEICENEAAARDPDLLKKLASIKQETLPQQQQQQQQQQQQQQQQQQQQQHQQQQQQQLGVPPVSAASGPMQEAVYIKKEPMEDSMDATCNQNSNEPQDLKVKIEIKNEDLKINASGLPPVSSAAPPPNAQLAGLHHGAVDGVNAEPLHLQHMPHGPTPQAPAGYLIDGQLKYGPPGQPPPQPPPQLHSDPGSGGVASATPQKYPGDMEMKYNEAAVKFEPSSGKFAPQELKYPVPPQLDPLKYSQEIQAAAAAAAAVGKYDMKYMIEQQGKYPVELAPPKPGYQEALKIPDVKPGFAHLPHNIGPSLDGPGSHKYAPSAQPGQPMDQQPPGATPPPGIAMPKPHYQHDVQTPPLGRPFEPAGLMLKYGDPLAGKYGPPQPQDLKYPMPPVSAAGGENLIKASPYGPPPESPIDASARSTPGQDSQGSNSNSNSQPPSSQPQQFQSPHPSPHMPSPAGGGLPPGMHPQNLISPHSHGPPPNSGAGSGPGPQPPTSLHQPISSTMSGQGGPPSLQHGLPPGPGGPHAQISVANSLSGVVSSLGAPTLSTMAPSHPMHPHMHPHQHPHLQSLQSLHRPHPDLPPSMHPHAPMAMSLQAPGPPPPHSHGHPLAPGHGQQQQQPGPGGPAGTVRTPSPAQQQQPPPRSLHEPLPTSREPPASHTSTAPTGSISGLSSGPGQGQGPGPMPHQSPHAHRTSPLPGLAHPSGLIGHPMPIHPHLAHLPPGHPAHAALAHPGHHLLSHSIAGLSHGGGPIALLAGPGGLGGLPESALSRRTPPSHLSHPHASSAPSTPHSVAISTSMSLTTTPNTVPSSAFSRASPSVQLSSGSAPAGPGGNSNSGTPNNSSAAAAAAAAAAAHRAASPASSVGSLSRQSPLHPVPQSPLSHHPSSSALSAAAAAVAERDRHALMRQQSPHMTPPPVSSASGLMASPLSKMYAPQPGQRGLGTSPPPHLRPGASPPVIRHPQMPLPLPLIAPGGGIPQIGVHPGQSPYPHPLLHPSVFYSPHHHNPFNSPYGYAPYGPGFPAYMKPPPPAGPLDPAAVMAAHHAGLSGPPPQSRQDEQNAAAAAAVAAEKQHAAAVAAAQQQHKTPQQQQQQQQQQQQQQQQQQQQQQQQHQQQQQQQQQQQQQQQQQQQQQQQQQQQQQPGGPQQNKPPTPKTPQGPGGMSVGMGGPGTPTGLPPGAYPGSHLAGYPPPPHSSPFAPQDGQQHGMKPTSHMDALRAHAHSANSAGMGGGHHPTEPLPIDIEPDPEPEIPSPTHNIPRGPSPEAKPDDTECHRSQSAIFVRHIDRGDYNSCTRTDLIFKPVTDSKLARKREERDRKLAEKERERRQQQQQQQQQQQQQQAAAAQQAAQQAKLKAELKPPYADTPALRQLSEYARPHVAFSPVEQMVPYHHPMGPMYSRERPLLMLPTLTNCRELEEIKNAQAAAASQSRLDPHWMEYYRRGIHPSQFPLYANPAISQMERERLGIPPPHHVGMDPGEHMIRLTREYHAHSHTHLHLPLHPQPQPPEAGFQLPPNVGQYPRPNMLIPREPHSDVLLRMSYADQLQAAEFQRQSLHDQYFRQRPR
- the Gug gene encoding arginine-glutamic acid dipeptide repeats protein isoform X9; its protein translation is MAASTQGEIRVGPGHQVNDVYAKLPDYNPISSFPVDKETDERELEETRWSPGVVADGDLLMFLRAARSMAAFQGMCDGGLEDGCLAASRDDTTINALDVLHDSGYDPGKALQALVKCPVSKGIDKKWTEDETKKFIKGLRQFGKNFFRIHKDLLPHKDTPELVEFYYLWKKTPGANNNRPHRRRRQSALRRNRVTRANNTPPKKEDTPEPQAATTATAAASAAETANRSSPAVSKEENSSLTEDDASECDSDSSLTNKRDESPSRMRTRNKQQNNNNNNNSSSASAAGGGGNSAAAATAASSVNASANSSSAKDQSSGSASNNSNAVANGKRPKRGSDTPDAAAAAAAAVAGDSPKTPTKSVAEGSGNKRKGGKQDTPNKKKRTETDTNNSSSEQANNSTEDNIKEKQRKRPDSPVESMNSDSRPDSVLDDGESNTTDTDGRTAEQQSSKDSKEINCKEESGAVTLSGDLDSKSEVNEKSIKTETSCAEDNKDAIKNMDEETNIQAPSSIQPLSIKPTHVDGLLKDSSSLEAPQAAVAVAPIAMKVPTIATVEALNASVDRDRKEAIEKMEICENEAAARDPDLLKKLASIKQETLPQQQQQQQQQQQQQQQQQQQQQHQQQQQQQLGVPPVSAASGPMQEAVYIKKEPMEDSMDATCNQNSNEPQDLKVKIEIKNEDLKINASGLPPVSSAAPPPNAQLAGLHHGAVDGVNAEPLHLQHMPHGPTPQAPAGYLIDGQLKYGPPGQPPPQPPPQLHSDPGSGGVASATPQKYPGDMEMKYNEAAVKFEPSSGKFAPQELKYPVPPQLDPLKYSQEIQAAAAAAAAVGKYDMKYMIEQQGKYPVELAPPKPGYQEALKIPDVKPGFAHLPHNIGPSLDGPGSHKYAPSAQPGQPMDQQPPGATPPPGIAMPKPHYQHDVQTPPLGRPFEPAGLMLKYGDPLAGKYGPPQPQDLKYPMPPVSAAGGENLIKASPYGPPPESPIDASARSTPGQDSQGSNSNSNSQPPSSQPQQFQSPHPSPHMPSPAGGGLPPGMHPQNLISPHSHGPPPNSGAGSGPGPQPPTSLHQPISSTMSGQGGPPSLQHGLPPGPGGPHAQISVANSLSGVVSSLGAPTLSTMAPSHPMHPHMHPHQHPHLQSLQSLHRPHPDLPPSMHPHAPMAMSLQAPGPPPPHSHGHPLAPGHGQQQQQPGPGGPAGTVRTPSPAQQQQPPPRSLHEPLPTSREPPASHTSTAPTGSISGLSSGPGQGQGPGPMPHQSPHAHRTSPLPGLAHPSGLIGHPMPIHPHLAHLPPGHPAHAALAHPGHHLLSHSIAGLSHGGGPIALLAGPGGLGGLPESALSRRTPPSHLSHPHASSAPSTPHSVAISTSMSLTTTPNTVPSSAFSRASPSVQLSSGSAPAGPGGNSNSGTPNNSSAAAAAAAAAAAHRAASPASSVGSLSRQSPLHPVPQSPLSHHPSSSALSAAAAAVAERDRHALMRQQSPHMTPPPVSSASGLMASPLSKMYAPQPGQRGLGTSPPPHLRPGASPPVIRHPQMPLPLPLIAPGGGIPQIGVHPGQSPYPHPLLHPSVFYSPHHHNPFNSPYGYAPYGPGFPAYMKPPPPAGPLDPAAVMAAHHAGLSGPPPQSRQDEQNAAAAAAVAAEKQHAAAVAAAQQQHKTPQQQQQQQQQQQQQQQQQQQQQQQQHQQQQQQQQQQQQQQQQQQQQQQQQQQQQQPGGPQQNKPPTPKTPQGPGGMSVGMGGPGTPTGLPPGAYPGSHLAGYPPPPHSSPFAPQDGQQHGMKPTSHMDALRAHAHSANSAGMGGGHHPTEPLPIDIEPDPEPEIPSPTHNIPRGPSPEAKPDDTECHRSQSAIFVRHIDRGDYNSCTRTDLIFKPVTDSKLARKREERDRKLAEKERERRQQQQQQQQQQQQQQAAAAQQAAQQAKLKAELKPPYADTPALRQLSEYARPHVAFSPVEQMVPYHHPMGPMYSRERPLLMLPTLTNCRELEEIKNAQAAAASQSRLDPHWMEYYRRGIHPSQFPLYANPAISQMERERLGIPPPHHVGMDPGEHMPQPPEAGFQLPPNVGQYPRPNMLIPREPHSDVLLRMSYADQLQYLQAAEFQRQSLHDQYFRQRPR
- the Gug gene encoding arginine-glutamic acid dipeptide repeats protein isoform X10; the encoded protein is MAASTQGEIRVGPGHQVNDVYAKLPDYNPISSFPVDKETDERELEETRWSPGVVADGDLLMFLRAARSMAAFQGMCDGGLEDGCLAASRDDTTINALDVLHDSGYDPGKALQALVKCPVSKGIDKKWTEDETKKFIKGLRQFGKNFFRIHKDLLPHKDTPELVEFYYLWKKTPGANNNRPHRRRRQSALRRNRVTRANNTPPKKEDTPEPQAATTATAAASAAETANRSSPAVSKEENSSLTEDDASECDSDSSLTNKRDESPSRMRTRNKQQNNNNNNNSSSASAAGGGGNSAAAATAASSVNASANSSSAKDQSSGSASNNSNAVANGKRPKRGSDTPDAAAAAAAAVAGDSPKTPTKSVAEGSGNKRKGGKQDTPNKKKRTETDTNNSSSEQANNSTEDNIKEKQRKRPDSPVESMNSDSRPDSVLDDGESNTTDTDGRTAEQQSSKDSKEINCKEESGAVTLSGDLDSKSEVNEKSIKTETSCAEDNKDAIKNMDEETNIQAPSSIQPLSIKPTHVDGLLKDSSSLEAPQAAVAVAPIAMKVPTIATVEALNASVDRDRKEAIEKMEICENEAAARDPDLLKKLASIKQETLPQQQQQQQQQQQQQQQQQQQQQHQQQQQQQLGVPPVSAASGPMQEAVYIKKEPMEDSMDATCNQNSNEPQDLKVKIEIKNEDLKINASGLPPVSSAAPPPNAQLAGLHHGAVDGVNAEPLHLQHMPHGPTPQAPAGYLIDGQLKYGPPGQPPPQPPPQLHSDPGSGGVASATPQKYPGDMEMKYNEAAVKFEPSSGKFAPQELKYPVPPQLDPLKYSQEIQAAAAAAAAVGKYDMKYMIEQQGKYPVELAPPKPGYQEALKIPDVKPGFAHLPHNIGPSLDGPGSHKYAPSAQPGQPMDQQPPGATPPPGIAMPKPHYQHDVQTPPLGRPFEPAGLMLKYGDPLAGKYGPPQPQDLKYPMPPVSAAGGENLIKASPYGPPPESPIDASARSTPGQDSQGSNSNSNSQPPSSQPQQFQSPHPSPHMPSPAGGGLPPGMHPQNLISPHSHGPPPNSGAGSGPGPQPPTSLHQPISSTMSGQGGPPSLQHGLPPGPGGPHAQISVANSLSGVVSSLGAPTLSTMAPSHPMHPHMHPHQHPHLQSLQSLHRPHPDLPPSMHPHAPMAMSLQAPGPPPPHSHGHPLAPGHGQQQQQPGPGGPAGTVRTPSPAQQQQPPPRSLHEPLPTSREPPASHTSTAPTGSISGLSSGPGQGQGPGPMPHQSPHAHRTSPLPGLAHPSGLIGHPMPIHPHLAHLPPGHPAHAALAHPGHHLLSHSIAGLSHGGGPIALLAGPGGLGGLPESALSRRTPPSHLSHPHASSAPSTPHSVAISTSMSLTTTPNTVPSSAFSRASPSVQLSSGSAPAGPGGNSNSGTPNNSSAAAAAAAAAAAHRAASPASSVGSLSRQSPLHPVPQSPLSHHPSSSALSAAAAAVAERDRHALMRQQSPHMTPPPVSSASGLMASPLSKMYAPQPGQRGLGTSPPPHLRPGASPPVIRHPQMPLPLPLIAPGGGIPQIGVHPGQSPYPHPLLHPSVFYSPHHHNPFNSPYGYAPYGPGFPAYMKPPPPAGPLDPAAVMAAHHAGLSGPPPQSRQDEQNAAAAAAVAAEKQHAAAVAAAQQQHKTPQQQQQQQQQQQQQQQQQQQQQQQQHQQQQQQQQQQQQQQQQQQQQQQQQQQQQQPGGPQQNKPPTPKTPQGPGGMSVGMGGPGTPTGLPPGAYPGSHLAGYPPPPHSSPFAPQDGQQHGMKPTSHMDALRAHAHSANSAGMGGGHHPTEPLPIDIEPDPEPEIPSPTHNIPRGPSPEAKPDDTECHRSQSAIFVRHIDRGDYNSCTRTDLIFKPVTDSKLARKREERDRKLAEKERERRQQQQQQQQQQQQQQAAAAQQAAQQAKLKAELKPPYADTPALRQLSEYARPHVAFSPVEQMVPYHHPMGPMYSRERPLLMLPTLTNCRELEEIKNAQAAAASQSRLDPHWMEYYRRGIHPSQFPLYANPAISQMERERLGIPPPHHVGMDPGEHMPQPPEAGFQLPPNVGQYPRPNMLIPREPHSDVLLRMSYADQLQAAEFQRQSLHDQYFRQRPR